The sequence tttcttgtggggctatgtgaagtcgcttgtctacgcagatttgcccgagacgattgacgtcttggaagagaatattcggcgcgttattgggttattgggcctctcggctggaatttattcgagccagccgcggcggccacttgcccgaaatcatttttaaaacataatggcaaacccttatctttataataaagctaaattcttggccataacattaaattatatacgttttatttcatcttgaaaacctaacctctaaaaaaacaccctttactagaaacacatctttttttgtcaaaaaatttaaatttaacatttttggaatttgtttttgacatgaaaaatcatacaaattttGCACCTTTTtctaaggaaaaaaattagaaaatataaagtcgacatttttgttttttctgtgtaGGCACATTGAggcaaaaaactttataaaaattgccAGTGAATTAACAAGACTCTCAAAATACACCACTGGATATCAGCTGACGTCTGTTtatattgaaagaaaagaaaagcgaAAAATTAGCACGTACATGTTAGCAgagttttgcatttaatttattttttaaattacctaATTGACCCGTTTAGTTTTTGAAACGTTAAATGTCGGGGGTTAATCAATGTGCTGTTCCTTCGAAAAAAAAGGAGAGATAGCCAATATTCAAAGAGGTGGGAAAATATAAGCGAATATTCAGCTTGGATCAAAAAAAGAGATGAATACACTGCACTGTGCAAATACTGTCAAGTGGACATTTCAGTAAGGTATGAAGGTGCTCGCCCCAGAAAATTCAGATGTCTCAAAAGAAGGTTGGCTGCCTggataaatttattgtgaagggcAAAGAAAGTACAGACGCAGTATCAACATCACAAGCTGAACTCATATCGGTATTTCACAACGTTATTCATGGTTTAAGTTATAATAGCATGGATTGTCACATTAAGCTTtgccgaaatatttttttatagtaaaatagCAGCGAATATTTCATGTGGTCGCACAAAAGCTGCGGCAATTGCACGAAACGTTTTAGCCCCATACTTTCAAGAAAAAATAGTGGCCGATATCCAAAACAGTTATTACTTTTCGATCGGTAATGATGCAGTCAGCATTGGAAACCAAAAGTTTTATGTATACACAGTTCAGTCCTTTAATCCTAACGTTGGGATTCGTAAAAGACTACTAGATTTCTATGAAGGTTTTAACGGTTCATCACGGCCGAACTGGCatagcggtcgatcgaagatcttgctaagattcaacagagaatctataagaaagatgataggtgtattaactggtaattttttaataggcagccacgctagaaggttaggactcccgtacttcgatttctgtagaagctgtcttaatacagaagaagaggaaacagtcagacaccttttatgtgagtgtgaaagcctagctatgagaagactgcgcactcttgatacagcatttctaaccgatgtagcggatatagcccatctaaaactaacgaagctctgctcgttcaTTAAAGATACCgggtggtttgaaaaggaacacgtagagtaaggataagctccagtggtatcacaatggacctgcggaaggtctaagtgtgtcttatgaCAACcgccctacctacctacctacctaccctacggttcatctaaagatatttttggaaatattaaaCGCATCACAGAATACAATAATCTGCATCTGAGACAGGTTTCGTCGTTTAGCGTAGATAACGCGGCAGTCAATTACGGTGTGCACAATCccgtttttcaaaagctgttaGAGCTCAATAATAATGTTTCAAAAGCAAACTGCAACTGTCAAGTAATTAATAATTGCTTAAAGCACGCTCTTAATTCTTTATCTGTCGATATTGAAAACATACGCCATGTGCCCACTCGTTGGCTTTCATTGTCATCGGCTTTAGAACGGTTAACTTATAACTGGCCGGCTGTAAaaaggtattttttaataaaaggagAACAAAACACTCAAAAGGAATTATGGGATTTTGTTACCAGCGGACAAGTGATGGATGACATAAGCCAAGAAAATGAAGAATGTTTTGAAGAAAGCATTTCAGaggcttatttattttttgttcacaatGTAATCCAAGTGTTTCAGATAGCAGTATTAATGTTGATGAATGCACTATAGTTGACATTGACCGTGTAATGCGAAAATTATTAGACAGTTTGAAAGCAGAATCAAAGataaattttatagaaacaGAGCTAgatctatttttaaaaatcttccaGAACAAGATGGCAAAGATTTTAAAGccgaagttgaaaattttgacaacTCTATCAAAATGTTATTGTCATCTTTTTGTCTTAAATACAAGTTATTGTCATGGGAGGAATTATGAATAGCTGTAAAACGATTCGATTTAGAAGGAAATATCAACATGGATGATATCTATTCAGAATATTGTTGTTTGCGTTCAGTGTATGATCATTTACCAAAAACCCTatcaaatgataaaatatggtcaatttttttcaaaaaatcaaacgacgagatgaaaaatttaaaaaaagtagtgTTTTTTGTCTTTTCGATACCAATAAGTAATGCTTATTGCGAGAAGGTATGTATTTAGCTTATGCCTTTAGATTTCATAAAAGCAGAACTTGTTATAAGGCTTAATTTTGATAACGATTGTAGCTCgtttattgatttattaaataccCCAAGTAGTAAAAACATGGTGCAAGCTGTcagtaacaataacaaatatatgcGGAATTAAAGTAAGCTTTGTACTCTCTTCTACTCTTGGTATTTAATTCTTCAAATGTCTTATCCTCTAAGAAGGTCGAAAAAACTTTATCCGTTTCTTAGACGggcttatttgaaattatttaaacttttgttaATGTTTAATATGTGAGAGAAGCTGAAAGCAGAAACCCAAGGAACTTTTGAAAATcctgtatatttaaaataaatataaaaacaactaatattaaaaaatcgaaaactggagaaatattttaagaaatggtttactaaagcattgaaatggttgtatgtttttatttattctttatttgtttatatttacatgtatattatttttgctttatatgttacagaaaaaaattttatcaaaaaagaaacatatttaaagcagaataaatttaaatttttgtacagaTAAATCAAGCGATTTCAATTAACTATGTCCAGATGTATTGTTCATATGTCCAGGCTCAGGCCAATATATATCTGGCAACCCTAAGTGAGAGTCGAGTCGCGAATCTTCAGGCTGTCttttgtgattgcagcttttcgatgttggtagacatacgttttttgctgcacagaagcGTGTGcaggcgttgaagtcgccaagcacgatttttatgtcgtggcggagACAGTGCTCATAGGATCGTTCCAAGCGtgcatagaaggaatcttttgTTGCATCGTCCTTTTCTTCCGTCGGgccgtgggcgcaaattagtgacatgttaaaaaaaaacgggCTGTGaagcggattattgcgagacgctcgtccaccggagtgaacgacagtacttttcgaagtctctctcccacaaaaaatccgacaccgaattcgcgctcctttacatggcagttgtagtagacgtcgcatgGTCCTACGCTTTTCTTGCCTTGTcgcgtccatcgcatctcttgaatggcagtgatgtcagcctttactctcacgaggacatcaaccagccgggcagtggcaccttccccattgagagaccggacattccagatgCATGTCCTCAAATCGtaatccttatttcgtttgcagggatcATCATCAGTATAGGGATTTCTCATCCGACCTTTTTTTAATCTCTTcattggggggatttttaagtggcgggtcccaaacccagcgcacaaccagctatcctagaATGCTTCGCCGTCTCCCGTTAGCTCAcaccttggttggttggttagagtggtgattcatcctgaatccaactagcgcttccgcaccattttgttgccacatcctcgttaccaacttgttatttacggcatgactatacccagtctgtgcggttcaggaaccttattaggttgttgacatctaagccagacagttgttcgagctcctcgaacagcggtttgcccagggttaacattctgtccttccaaagggcagggcattcacagaggaaatggaagattgtttcctttttctccggttgtttgcaactgtgacagtatgtgttgtgagggatgcccattttggctgcctgttctccgacagaccaaaagccagttatgactgccgttagtctccaggcatcccgtcgtttcatgtttaacaatattgatgattgtttaaggttgtaggtgggccataacgttctgctgattttgcatttcgtctggcccctccatctacactccgccattcggaggtattttagggaaattgtactcttgactgcacctaatggtgtgaataccggttctgcaagagcgttattcatggcagatccccctcttgccagttcatctgctttttcgttaccttcaatattccgatgtcctgggacccagattaaggtaacattatgtttttcgctcaaggtggaaaggctattcctactttgttccaccaccattgaggttgtaGTCgttgaatccagtgcctggattgcagcttggctatccgagagaatagcgatattgctcttaaaagagaagtctgtgattagtagcctacaagcttccccaattgccagtacttccgcctggaagacactgcaggtattggggaggcgcacagatttttcaattttaagtctatgagaatatataccagctccaacaccacaatccattttagaaccatctgtatagactgtagtgtcgaagttgtttaatgagaatcccttattccactcttccttagatggaaagagagtggcaaaattcctattgaatgttaccgtcgggacgatgtagtcagtcctcaccgaggttaactgagtttgccgcaatagtagactggcatgaccataagtgttttctttccagcggcccgcttcgtttaacctaaatgcactcatggttgccgtcttcttaatatgtaggtctattggaataacgtgtgtcagtgcgttcagagcctccctaggacatgatctgattgcaccgaccgttattgcacaggctgatctttgtattctgccgagtaatttgatgttgtaatctctccctagagctttccaccaaactaccgaaccatacgataaaattggtcgtataaccgccttgtacaaccataatgtatgcttaggttgaagaccccatcttcttccaagcatacgtttacaggcatatagagcaatttcagctttccttacccgttcttcgacgtttaatttccagctaagtttggagtccaaaattacccctaagtactttgcactgggtgaaagtgagagggtttgtccattaatatttggtagggtaaagcttggtaccttgtatctggtggtaaagagcatgagttctgttttacgcgggtttaaacttaagccacagcctgttgcccaagaattaagctcgcctaacgccctttgaatgatcccactgatcgtattaggacacagtcctgacgccattagcaccacatcatcagcgtacgccaccgcttttacccctcctctattaagttttattaggattttgctaatcacacataaccaaagaagtggagatagtactcccccctgtggagtaCCCCTGTGGACTCTCTCAGTTATGTTGatgttacccatattagctctaatgatcctggtttctagcatagagatgatccaattggtgatacaattttccacctctaagtctattaacgcccgttggatagcattcgtgctaacgttattaaatgcgccctctatgtcaagaaaagctgccatcgtatactgtttgtttactagagacccctctattgttcggattacctcgtgaagcgctgtctccgtcgatttgcctttgaggtaagcatgttgtgcagttgatatactaaAGCTCTCCAGCGAACTTCTaatgtgcatatctaaaagcCGTTCCAAAGTTTTAACAAGGAAGGACGACAAACTGATCggcctaaagtccttcgctgattcatgtcctcttctgcctgcctttggtatgaagacgaccctaacaagtttccagctgtttggaatataacctagatttagacacgctttgaaaatttccattagccatggtagaatactatcaagagtttcctgtaacatcttaggaaagatcccatcagggcctggagatttgaaaggtgagaatgatttgattgcccatgcaaccttcTCTTTCGTAACTATTACATCGACAAGATGCTGTGGGTCATATCGGCTCCGCCGGATTCTCCCAGCATCACTGTCATGGGTgctacatcccggaaaatgtgtatctaaaagaagttctagagactcttccgccgtagaagtccaagtgccatccggcctcttgacccaagaagccattgaatgatcctTGGACAGAATACGGCTAAGTCTCGCAGAATCTCTGGTAGATTCGATAGAAAAACAGAAatctctccagctctctttcttggcggccctgattgccttcttgtattgtctccgactttctctatacaactgccaattacctgttgagtagctgagattgaaatttgatctggcttcttcccttaattttgagagctcattgctccaccaaggaggataggattttttgctatatttaattggacatgacgttttgtaggccctactgaaTGTCTTTTCCAATgttgtgaccctactctcaatgTTTTCTGCGAGAGTGATTTGATGGATCGGAATCCTTCCTATCCTATTCcctactacatttttgaaccgTTTCCAATTTGTTCTAAGTGGGTTTCGATATGGTAAGGGTGGATCTACCTCAAGATCCAGGTGGTAGAGGATCCAGCTGTGGTCCGAAAAGGACTTTTTGCTTGAGACTCTCCAATTTTCTACCCTCACTGAAGTATTTTCAGACAGTAATGTCACATCTATTACTTCCGCCTATCCTCTAAAGCTTTCCGTGCTTGGAAAGGTGAAAGTCGGGgtattacccctgttacatactgTTAGGTTAGTATTGATGATAAATTCATATAGGGACTCACCTCGATCATTCGTTTCGGTACTCCCCCATAGGGAATGCCTCGCATTGGCGTCACATCCTAGTAGCAGGATACTGTTTTTGCAGTCAAGCACCAGCCTACGAGCCTCGTCAGGTGCTGCTGGTTGGTCGTGTGCCATGTAGATGGAGGCAATTTTGATCCTGACGCCGTCAGTAGCCTCCATTTCGATGACCGTCACATCCGATGAGCTGTaggatgggattaaaaatacatttagatgTTTTTTTGCTACAATACATGCCCTGGGGTTACCCTGGGTCCGCTTATAGTACAAGTTGTAGTTTTTGAGAGAGAATCCGCTTACCTCAGTACTCCGCACTCTGGGTTCCTGTATCAGTGCGATGTCTACGTCCTCCTCCGATAGGAGAACGgctaggttgtccgttgcagtcctggagtgctgcagattgatctggacaaccttGAGACCCATACTTACTGGTCGTTTTTAGGGGCGTCAAGCTGCATGCCCGTATGCTGCTCATTAGCGCCATCGTTTTGGGTGGACCCGGCTTCTTCCAGTTGCATGCCCATGAGCAACTCATTAGCGTCGTCAACCTCGTCCTGCTCATCCTCCGGATTTGCAGAACGGAATAACTTCAGATGCGCTTTCCTCACGCCAAACCGAAGTTTGTTATCCACTTTTCCCAGTGGCTCAATACTCTCCTCCGAGATTTGGAGAAGGAAGGACACACTgttcttttgcggagcctccgctttgatgatactCCAGTCATCCATTggaacagtgcggttgtgtgcTTGCAGGTATGGTATTAACTGCTTAGCTTCGAACTCCATGTTCGGTATCCAGATACGAGCCCTTGGTCGTCTTGGGATCTCACTGGCTGGGATTAGTTTGAGCCTCAAACCTTCCCAGTCGCTCTGGATTTTGCTAATAGCGTTTTGAAGGAAATCAACAGAGAACTGATCGTCGCATTTGATCACCCTGTATCCACGGACCACCTCCATTGAATCATAACCTGGCACTTGACCCTCCGGGCTTGCCATGACGTGATCAACGACAATGCGAGACAGCCGTGCCTCGATTTCGGACCACCTTTCTAACGCAGGTTTACCGCGGTTCGTTAACTCGTCCACCAACGCCGTTTGCAGGTGATCCCGTGCCACCTCGTTAAACGCGCGTTTGGCTGGTTTGGGCGTCAGAGCAGTGTGAGACGTCTTGAGCTTTTTCGCAGTTTTACAGCCCTCGTCCTGCGAACGATTGCGTTTTACGGCTTCTGCCTTCTGGGTGGCCTGGAACGCCAGGTActcatcgaccaccttttggcacCTTGCCTTATCGGCCGCATCTTTGGGATGAGTTTTACCTTCGGCCTCATTTTTGCTTATTCTGCCGAGAATAGCTAGAGACCGCTGGTAAAGCTTATATCTAGACGGGCCTTTTTTTGGGTATTGACGCTTTTGCCCCTTGGCATCAGCGGATGTGATCGGTTGATTTATAGTTgatggcgtgctgtggcccacagctttgtcATCAACTGTCTCTTGACTAGAAGCCAAGAGCTCGTCCTCTGAGGGAGTTCCCAACTTCCTCAGCTCGATTGTGTCCGTTCGTTTGTCTGTCCGTTTTGTCATTGGGTCCGTCCGCTTGTCTGTCCGACTGTCGGTTCGTTTTGTCTCTGTGTCAGTCCGTTTGTCCGTCTGTTTGTCTGTCCGTTTGGTAGCGTTatccgattttttgtttttttgttgatggtTCATTTGTCTGTTTCttacggtcacctgcccttcCAAAGAGCTGCCCATGTCGCCATGTGCGGTGACCAATGAGGATGGAGGGGAAATAAACGGTccgccatggcagcgccccataccatggtaaggccaccgttacaacctgaggcggcctgatatcaggagggctccgttagGAGACAGCCTAATTTTATCctccggctgccaaacccacccaataggcacgggtcgcgttacaccttgggttgagggagtttttttaacgaagtttacgtcttcgacctgtgtggttcgcgggagaccgATTCTCCTgccttccatatctgggaggcattcccctatccaccacctggggacgcgccctatagggataacaggttcccccaaGCTCACACCTTATTCAgtgaaaaaatgattcaaaaacaaaatttacaccaAAAGATATTGTTCATGATACTTGCAATGCCTTGTGGACAGAACTACACGACATCTACGTTGCTCAGCCTTATGAGAGGAATAAATGGAAAAAGATATCAGACAGGTTTGTAGTGCAAGCTAGATGTTCAAAGTACAATCTTTTGTTTTGTGTTCGTAAAAGTTGTATTCTAAAACGGGAATGCCAAA comes from Anastrepha obliqua isolate idAnaObli1 chromosome 6, idAnaObli1_1.0, whole genome shotgun sequence and encodes:
- the LOC129250618 gene encoding uncharacterized protein LOC129250618; translation: MGRCHGGPFISPPSSLVTAHGDMGSSLEGQVTVRNRQMNHQQKNKKSDNATKRTDKQTDKRTDTETKRTDSRTDKRTDPMTKRTDKRTDTIELRKLGTPSEDELLASSQETVDDKAVGHSTPSTINQPITSADAKGQKRQYPKKGPSRYKLYQRSLAILGRISKNEAEGKTHPKDAADKARCQKVVDEYLAFQATQKAEAVKRNRSQDEGCKTAKKLKTSHTALTPKPAKRAFNEVARDHLQTALVDELTNRGKPALERWSEIEARLSRIVVDHVMASPEGQVPGYDSMEVVRGYRVIKCDDQFSVDFLQNAISKIQSDWEGLRLKLIPASEIPRRPRARIWIPNMEFEAKQLIPYLQAHNRTVPMDDWSIIKAEAPQKNSVSFLLQISEESIEPLGKVDNKLRFGVRKAHLKLFRSANPEDEQDEVDDANELLMGMQLEEAGSTQNDGANEQHTGMQLDAPKNDQ